The proteins below come from a single Vicinamibacterales bacterium genomic window:
- a CDS encoding TetR/AcrR family transcriptional regulator C-terminal domain-containing protein — protein MNIHSVPAAAPLRSAAARADRRDAILRAAIDVFAGRGFFNAQVADVARAAGVAAGTVYLYFDSKDDLLVSIFERTMRDAIAEGRAAVAPVRDPVEQLRTVARVHLDRMGRDRSLAIVFQVELRQSTKFMERLSSTLLREYLGIIRSIIVDGQRSGAFRKELNATLAAKLFFGGLDEMATNWILSRRKYALASEADAIVDLFVNGAAVLPRARRRR, from the coding sequence ATGAACATTCATTCAGTGCCCGCCGCCGCCCCGCTCCGCTCCGCCGCCGCCCGCGCCGACCGCCGCGACGCCATCCTGCGCGCCGCCATCGACGTGTTCGCCGGCCGCGGCTTCTTCAACGCCCAGGTCGCCGACGTCGCCCGCGCCGCCGGCGTCGCCGCCGGCACCGTGTACCTCTATTTCGACAGCAAGGACGACCTGCTGGTGTCGATCTTCGAGCGGACGATGCGCGACGCCATCGCCGAGGGGCGCGCCGCCGTCGCCCCGGTGCGCGATCCGGTCGAGCAGCTCCGCACCGTGGCGCGCGTCCACCTCGACCGTATGGGGCGCGATCGCAGCCTCGCCATCGTCTTCCAGGTGGAGCTGCGGCAGTCGACCAAGTTCATGGAGCGCCTCTCCTCGACCCTGCTCCGCGAGTACCTGGGCATCATCCGCAGCATCATCGTCGACGGCCAGCGCAGCGGCGCGTTCCGCAAGGAGCTGAACGCCACGCTCGCCGCCAAACTGTTCTTCGGCGGCCTCGACGAGATGGCCACGAACTGGATCCTGAGCCGCCGGAAGTACGCGCTGGCATCGGAGGCGGACGCGATCGTCGATCTGTTCGTGAACGGCGCGGCCGTGCTCCCGCGGGCGAGGCGCCGCCGATGA